A window of Hymenobacter siberiensis genomic DNA:
CTCCAAGGTTTCTACGTTGGCATCGGCGGGCTCGCCCAGCAGCTTTAGCAACGCGGCGTTGGGGAGTTCGCCGCCCGGCGCGGCGTAGGCCACGGCTTCGAGCGGCGCGTCCGATTCGCTCAGGAAATGCAGGCCGGCCACCTGTTTCTGCAGCTCGGCGGGAACGGCGGCGCTGGCATCGGCCCCAGCAGGTTTAGCTTCGGCCAGGCCGCTGCCGCCTTCCACTTTGACGGCGATGGCGGCGGCCAGCTCCTTCATCCGCTCCTCGGGCACCTTGATTTTAGGGTTGGCGAAGTTCATGTCCGACACCTTATTCATCGGAATGAGGTGAATGTGAGCGTGCGGCACTTCCAGCCCAATCACGGCCACGCCAATGCGCTTGCACGGCACGGCCGCCTGTACCGCCTTGGCCACGCGCTGGGCAAACACGTGCAGCGCCGCCAGCTCATCGGCCGGCATGTCAAAAATATAGTCGACTTCTTTCTTGGGAATCACCAGCGTGTGGCCTTCCACCAGCGGGGTGATGTCAAGAAACGCCAGGTGGCGGCCGTCCTCGGCCACTTTATAGGCCGGCAATTCGCCGGAAACGATGCGGGAGAAAATCGAAGGCATGTATTTTAGCTG
This region includes:
- a CDS encoding nuclease A inhibitor family protein, which produces MPSIFSRIVSGELPAYKVAEDGRHLAFLDITPLVEGHTLVIPKKEVDYIFDMPADELAALHVFAQRVAKAVQAAVPCKRIGVAVIGLEVPHAHIHLIPMNKVSDMNFANPKIKVPEERMKELAAAIAVKVEGGSGLAEAKPAGADASAAVPAELQKQVAGLHFLSESDAPLEAVAYAAPGGELPNAALLKLLGEPADANVETLELTQFLRNHTADDGVLNDVALSNRYKSLQMFMKQDMDGVQVYRVGKGPQIHAYALGRMMDGTLAGFKTVLTET